One genomic window of Paenisporosarcina antarctica includes the following:
- a CDS encoding alpha/beta fold hydrolase, which yields MKTALLKMIIHEESVKYVNRVHRSDWKQFLFMGRNEEWYPFEETKDLVGIACPVVFMVGEGNKDETKGAIMYPLMKENIHVSIIPFAGHLIHSDQPKIYTKVLELFINKGDKV from the coding sequence GTGAAAACAGCATTACTAAAAATGATAATTCATGAAGAATCGGTAAAATACGTTAATCGTGTACATAGATCTGATTGGAAGCAGTTCCTCTTTATGGGACGAAATGAAGAATGGTACCCATTTGAAGAGACAAAAGATTTGGTAGGCATTGCTTGTCCTGTTGTATTTATGGTTGGTGAAGGAAATAAAGATGAAACAAAAGGCGCTATCATGTACCCGTTAATGAAAGAGAATATCCACGTATCAATCATTCCCTTTGCAGGGCACTTAATTCATTCTGATCAGCCAAAAATATACACAAAAGTACTAGAACTATTTATAAATAAGGGAGATAAAGTTTAA
- the xylF gene encoding D-xylose ABC transporter substrate-binding protein produces MGQILIKGRLILLALVLMFIASACEKEVVRTEKVEKTTPLKTTENKESTNEKIKIGFSMDTLLEERWIKDRDLFKEAVEALGAEVEIMAANGDDALQISQAETLISQGIDLLILVPHNAESTATIVHKAHLAGIKVIAYDRLVKNAEIDLYVSFDNEQVGEMQARAITKLVPKGNYVYIGGASTDNNAHLFKKGAFNVLKPLIDKGDITIVYDQWTKDWEPANALVNMREALKANGNQIDAVIAANDATAGGVIQALLEQGLAGKVPVTGQDAELAAAQRIVEGTQSMTVYKPIKSLTTKAAQLAVALAKGENIYGYQQVNNGKIEVPSVLLSPIAVDLLNIDDTIIADGFHSRQDVYQTLGE; encoded by the coding sequence ATGGGACAGATATTAATCAAAGGAAGACTCATCCTGCTCGCATTGGTACTCATGTTCATCGCTTCGGCTTGTGAAAAGGAAGTAGTCAGAACAGAGAAGGTAGAGAAGACAACTCCTCTTAAGACGACAGAAAATAAAGAATCTACGAATGAAAAAATTAAAATTGGTTTTTCAATGGACACTTTATTAGAGGAGCGTTGGATAAAAGATAGGGATTTGTTCAAAGAGGCAGTGGAAGCTTTAGGAGCGGAAGTGGAGATTATGGCAGCGAACGGTGACGATGCTTTGCAAATATCTCAAGCTGAAACTTTGATTAGTCAAGGCATCGATTTGCTTATACTTGTTCCGCACAACGCTGAGTCGACTGCAACAATTGTTCACAAGGCTCATTTGGCAGGCATTAAAGTAATTGCGTATGATCGCTTGGTGAAAAACGCGGAAATCGATTTATATGTGTCATTTGACAATGAGCAAGTGGGGGAAATGCAGGCGAGAGCAATCACCAAGTTGGTTCCTAAAGGCAATTATGTCTACATCGGTGGCGCAAGTACGGATAATAATGCGCATTTATTTAAGAAAGGCGCATTCAATGTGCTTAAGCCGTTAATCGATAAAGGGGACATTACCATTGTCTATGACCAATGGACGAAGGACTGGGAACCTGCGAATGCACTGGTAAACATGAGAGAAGCGTTAAAAGCGAATGGTAATCAAATTGACGCAGTTATCGCTGCCAATGATGCAACTGCTGGCGGTGTTATTCAGGCACTCCTGGAACAGGGGCTTGCAGGAAAAGTCCCAGTGACTGGGCAAGACGCAGAGCTGGCAGCCGCTCAACGGATCGTTGAAGGTACGCAGTCAATGACTGTGTATAAACCAATTAAATCTCTAACTACCAAAGCCGCACAACTTGCAGTCGCATTAGCAAAAGGTGAAAATATATATGGTTATCAACAAGTGAACAACGGAAAAATTGAAGTGCCATCGGTTCTACTTTCACCAATAGCTGTTGATTTGTTAAATATTGACGACACGATTATTGCAGACGGCTTCCATTCTAGACAGGATGTTTATCAGACTTTGGGAGAATAA
- a CDS encoding sensor histidine kinase, with protein MNTYYHQFVKEDNDAKNVAIATEMATYLEGLDSSQLSPALDMLGASGYQLYIEDEKGIGLFYGGAYREKILSEDLISTVIAGDVYHGMLNFPRKTFVTGFFANELRNSVGVPLTVDGIEHALFIRPNIDMLFGELRLLFGGLAIGLMLLSILGMILVAKKLIDPITHLTNVTKKMAIESFDEPINIHRKDEIGQLAESFQLMRGQLKELLKKRKEFVNNVSHDIQSPLHNIQSYLTLLDQPDLSKKQQTAYRNIVHLETTRLSQLTKQLLSLTTLDEVTKLQDLEPLSINTQWLETIKRFRWKLEEKEMGLSHSLKADNIMGNAPLLQTVWENLLSNAIKYSEKNGNIYIETYNDDNQITISIHDEGIGMSEEQLNQAFDRFYRVDKARSRKTEGTGLGLAIVKNIIHLHKGSITVKTGLQEGTTISIHLPKE; from the coding sequence ATGAATACTTATTACCACCAATTTGTTAAAGAAGATAATGATGCCAAGAACGTAGCGATAGCAACTGAAATGGCGACATACTTGGAAGGTCTTGATTCTTCACAGCTTAGCCCAGCGTTAGATATGTTAGGCGCATCAGGTTATCAACTTTATATCGAGGACGAAAAAGGTATTGGTTTATTTTATGGAGGAGCTTACCGCGAAAAAATATTATCGGAGGATCTAATCTCTACTGTTATAGCCGGTGATGTATATCACGGTATGCTTAATTTCCCTCGAAAAACGTTTGTGACAGGTTTTTTTGCAAATGAATTGAGAAATTCTGTAGGCGTACCTTTGACAGTTGATGGCATAGAACATGCACTTTTTATTCGTCCAAACATCGACATGTTGTTTGGAGAACTCCGGCTTTTATTCGGTGGCCTTGCTATCGGTCTAATGCTGTTAAGTATTTTAGGGATGATCCTAGTAGCTAAAAAACTCATTGATCCGATCACACACTTAACCAATGTAACCAAAAAAATGGCCATTGAATCTTTTGATGAACCTATAAATATCCATCGAAAAGATGAAATAGGTCAGTTAGCAGAAAGTTTTCAGCTTATGCGTGGTCAATTAAAAGAGCTACTAAAAAAGCGAAAAGAATTTGTGAACAACGTCTCTCATGATATTCAGTCTCCACTCCATAATATTCAAAGCTACCTGACACTATTAGATCAGCCCGACCTATCAAAAAAACAACAAACTGCTTACAGAAATATTGTCCACTTAGAGACTACTCGACTTTCCCAACTAACCAAGCAATTACTTTCATTAACTACTTTGGATGAAGTAACTAAACTTCAAGATTTAGAACCACTTTCTATTAATACACAATGGTTAGAAACCATTAAAAGATTTCGATGGAAATTAGAAGAAAAAGAAATGGGCCTCTCACATTCCTTAAAAGCTGACAATATAATGGGAAATGCGCCATTGCTTCAAACTGTGTGGGAGAACCTATTGAGTAATGCGATTAAATATAGCGAGAAAAATGGCAATATTTACATTGAAACATATAACGATGATAACCAAATCACTATATCTATCCACGATGAGGGTATCGGAATGTCTGAAGAACAGCTAAATCAGGCATTCGATCGATTCTATCGGGTAGATAAAGCACGAAGTCGCAAAACAGAAGGAACGGGGCTTGGTCTCGCTATAGTAAAGAATATTATTCATTTGCATAAAGGCAGCATCACAGTTAAGACTGGACTTCAAGAAGGAACAACAATCAGTATCCACTTACCAAAAGAGTAA
- a CDS encoding class I SAM-dependent methyltransferase: MLNNQGFDLWANEYDRTVQVSEENNLYPFAGYKNILNVIFNEAMQKQQSKVLDIGFGTGILTSKLYENGHQIDGLDFSKKMIGLAQEKMPMANLMEWDISNGLPDYVKEKKYDSIISTYTLHHLTDEDKVILVKSLLPLLADNGKIIIGDIAFQTRKKLEICRNTSIQYWDNDEFYFVFEEINASLKNICTCEYHSESHCGGVLIISK, encoded by the coding sequence ATGTTAAACAACCAAGGGTTTGACTTATGGGCAAATGAATATGATAGAACTGTACAAGTAAGTGAAGAGAATAATTTGTATCCTTTTGCTGGATACAAAAATATTTTAAACGTTATTTTTAATGAAGCTATGCAAAAACAGCAGTCAAAGGTTTTAGATATAGGGTTCGGAACAGGTATTTTAACTAGTAAACTTTATGAAAATGGTCATCAAATAGATGGCTTAGACTTTTCCAAGAAGATGATTGGCTTAGCACAAGAAAAAATGCCAATGGCAAATTTAATGGAATGGGATATTTCAAATGGTTTACCGGACTATGTTAAAGAAAAAAAGTATGATTCTATCATAAGCACATATACATTACACCATTTGACTGATGAAGATAAAGTTATTTTAGTCAAGAGTTTACTACCTTTACTTGCTGATAATGGAAAAATTATAATTGGGGATATTGCTTTCCAAACAAGAAAGAAACTTGAAATATGCAGAAATACTAGTATTCAGTATTGGGATAATGATGAATTTTATTTTGTATTTGAAGAGATAAACGCATCACTAAAAAACATATGTACATGTGAATATCATTCTGAATCTCACTGTGGTGGTGTATTAATTATTTCAAAATGA
- a CDS encoding response regulator transcription factor yields the protein MTRILVVDDDQNMVKFVQIELNRFGYEVVSAYSGNEALLLMRTQKVDLAVIDIMMPEINGFEVTKELKKIYEIPVILLTARHQIEDKEKGFKSGSDDYIVKPFEFKELLFRIQAILRRYDKHQDEIICIGSIKIDGRSYEVQTASETLMLPLKEFEVLRLLASRPKSVFTRDQIIESVWGINYAGDDQTVNVHIKRIRNRLSTWAPDLQITTVRGVGYKLEGVT from the coding sequence ATGACAAGAATTTTAGTAGTGGACGATGATCAAAACATGGTGAAATTTGTACAAATTGAATTAAATCGTTTTGGCTATGAAGTAGTCTCTGCATATTCTGGTAATGAGGCTCTCTTATTGATGAGAACACAAAAAGTAGATCTAGCCGTAATCGATATTATGATGCCCGAAATCAATGGATTTGAAGTTACAAAGGAACTAAAAAAGATTTACGAGATACCTGTTATTTTATTAACCGCGAGACATCAAATTGAGGACAAAGAAAAAGGATTTAAATCAGGTTCTGATGATTATATAGTAAAACCGTTTGAATTTAAGGAGTTACTTTTCCGAATTCAAGCCATTTTGAGAAGATATGATAAGCATCAGGATGAGATTATATGTATTGGCTCAATAAAAATTGATGGTAGAAGCTATGAAGTTCAGACTGCTAGCGAAACCCTGATGCTTCCTCTTAAAGAGTTCGAAGTTTTACGTCTCCTAGCTTCTCGACCTAAGTCTGTTTTCACCAGAGATCAAATCATTGAGAGTGTCTGGGGCATCAACTACGCAGGCGATGATCAAACCGTGAATGTTCATATTAAACGGATTCGTAATAGACTTTCAACGTGGGCACCAGATCTTCAAATCACAACAGTACGGGGAGTCGGATATAAACTCGAGGGAGTAACATGA
- a CDS encoding sulfatase-like hydrolase/transferase codes for MSRSDIGLSKKRQRKNENKKKRPNILVLMVDQQRFPAVYENEELQKWSEENLVTQQLLRKNGMEFLNHYAGSTACSPSRTTLYTGQYPSLHGVSQTTGVAKESFEPDVFWLDPNTVPTMGDYFRGKGYQTFWKGKWHASDEDVLIPGTHDGVPSYNKITGVPIKNKKEVYKEANRLDPFGFSGWIGPEPHGTSPRNSGSSAAIGLSGRDVVYSEETVKLIKSLEKESQDSKVNTPWFAMCSFVNPHDIALYGVFTALNPSFSFEVDPTLPLIPPAPTVGESLLTKPRAQESYRITYPKALQPILDNDFYRHLYYSLQKKADQEMLKVFNALKNSIFYKNTIVLFTSDHGELLGAHGGLHQKWYNMYEESIHVPLIIHSHALFSKSEKTDVLTSHVDILPTLLGLTGLNEKCLQAKLSKNHTEVKPLVGRNLTPLLEGSEQFCRVDEPIYFMTDDDVTKGLNQTTVTGKPYKSVVQPNHIEAVITKLKTGAGNVKEIWKFARYFDNPQFSSNSDANEFDETEECPNAPVSDEFELYNLTKDPLEEKNLADPIFATEETALIQQLLTVILKDQSKQKRLYPTNDE; via the coding sequence ATGAGTAGGAGTGACATAGGGTTGAGTAAAAAACGACAGAGAAAGAACGAGAACAAAAAGAAACGTCCGAATATTCTTGTTTTAATGGTCGATCAGCAACGATTTCCTGCTGTATATGAAAATGAAGAGTTACAGAAATGGAGTGAAGAAAACTTAGTTACACAACAATTATTACGAAAAAACGGGATGGAGTTCCTAAATCATTATGCAGGGAGTACTGCTTGCTCGCCAAGTAGAACCACATTATATACAGGACAGTATCCATCATTACATGGAGTTTCTCAAACGACTGGAGTTGCAAAAGAATCCTTTGAACCAGACGTATTTTGGCTCGATCCTAATACAGTTCCTACTATGGGTGATTATTTTCGTGGGAAAGGATACCAAACATTTTGGAAAGGGAAATGGCACGCTTCAGATGAAGATGTTTTAATTCCAGGAACACACGATGGAGTTCCTAGCTATAACAAGATAACGGGTGTACCTATTAAAAATAAAAAAGAGGTTTATAAAGAAGCTAACCGTCTTGATCCTTTTGGGTTCTCTGGTTGGATAGGACCAGAACCTCATGGAACAAGCCCACGTAATTCAGGTTCGTCCGCAGCAATTGGGTTAAGCGGTCGTGACGTGGTGTACTCAGAAGAAACAGTCAAACTGATAAAGTCATTAGAAAAAGAATCACAGGATTCAAAAGTAAATACACCATGGTTTGCGATGTGTTCATTTGTAAATCCACATGATATTGCTTTATATGGTGTATTCACAGCTCTTAATCCCTCGTTTAGCTTTGAGGTTGACCCAACACTTCCGTTAATACCTCCAGCTCCTACAGTAGGTGAGTCACTTCTTACTAAGCCAAGGGCACAGGAAAGTTATCGAATCACGTATCCTAAAGCATTACAGCCAATTTTAGATAACGATTTTTATCGCCATCTATATTACAGTTTGCAAAAAAAAGCGGATCAAGAAATGCTCAAGGTCTTTAATGCGCTTAAAAACTCGATTTTCTATAAAAATACAATCGTTTTGTTTACCTCAGATCACGGTGAGTTATTAGGTGCGCATGGTGGTCTACATCAAAAGTGGTATAACATGTACGAAGAGTCCATCCATGTTCCATTAATCATTCATAGCCATGCTCTTTTTTCTAAAAGCGAAAAAACGGATGTGCTTACTAGTCATGTTGATATCCTGCCTACATTGTTAGGATTAACGGGATTAAATGAAAAGTGTCTACAAGCGAAACTTTCAAAAAATCATACGGAAGTAAAACCATTAGTCGGTAGAAACTTGACGCCACTACTGGAAGGGAGTGAACAATTTTGTAGAGTGGATGAACCTATCTATTTTATGACTGATGATGATGTGACGAAAGGATTAAACCAAACTACGGTAACAGGTAAGCCATATAAATCAGTTGTTCAACCTAATCACATCGAAGCTGTCATAACAAAACTTAAAACTGGAGCTGGAAATGTAAAAGAGATTTGGAAATTCGCTCGTTACTTTGATAATCCTCAGTTTTCGAGTAACTCTGATGCTAATGAATTTGATGAAACAGAAGAATGTCCAAATGCACCAGTATCAGATGAATTTGAATTATACAATCTTACCAAAGACCCACTAGAAGAAAAAAATCTAGCTGACCCTATATTTGCAACTGAAGAAACAGCTCTCATCCAGCAACTATTAACAGTTATTCTTAAAGATCAAAGCAAGCAAAAACGTCTATATCCAACAAATGATGAATGA
- a CDS encoding ABC transporter ATP-binding protein: MTIFQINDVKKTFKNREIKEQVLKGINLTLKEGQITALIGASGSGKSTMLTIAAGLQRATEGRIYFQGINLSEMNQEQIRKIRAKQFGFIFQSSHLVPFLSVEDQLTLMLEISEVRLKKQEQRNEVEKLLKLVDMYHRKDAFPSSLSGGERQRVAVARALIHKPKMLFADEPTASLDSRRSIDIMNLIKDLTKTMKITTLMVTHDEEMLLYADNIVTMRDGLIK; the protein is encoded by the coding sequence ATGACCATATTTCAAATTAATGATGTTAAAAAAACATTTAAAAACAGAGAAATAAAAGAGCAAGTATTGAAAGGGATTAATCTAACTTTAAAAGAAGGACAAATAACTGCATTAATTGGTGCATCAGGATCTGGAAAGAGCACTATGCTTACTATAGCAGCAGGACTTCAGCGTGCAACTGAAGGGCGAATTTATTTTCAAGGGATAAATTTAAGTGAAATGAACCAAGAACAAATTAGAAAAATTAGAGCAAAGCAGTTTGGCTTTATATTTCAGTCATCTCATCTTGTTCCGTTTCTTTCAGTTGAAGACCAACTTACACTCATGCTCGAAATCTCTGAAGTAAGGCTAAAAAAACAAGAACAAAGAAATGAAGTAGAAAAGTTACTTAAGTTGGTAGACATGTATCATCGGAAAGACGCTTTTCCATCATCTTTATCAGGAGGAGAAAGGCAGAGAGTAGCCGTTGCTAGAGCGTTGATACACAAGCCAAAAATGTTGTTTGCAGATGAGCCAACCGCAAGTTTAGATTCTCGAAGATCAATAGACATAATGAACTTAATTAAAGACTTAACTAAAACGATGAAAATTACAACGTTGATGGTAACACATGATGAAGAAATGCTGTTATATGCAGATAACATAGTAACCATGAGAGATGGTTTAATTAAGTAA
- a CDS encoding DMT family transporter has translation MNTKALLMAFITIIIWGSAFAAIRASLQGGYDAGHLVLVRYLIASGLFLIYALWPGSKFRLPNKSDLLRIIILGWTGISVYHIGVTFGVQTITAGTAGMLIGSTPIFTAIIAILILKERLTSLGWIGLGVGFIGILCITLGSTGPSLTLSNGAILVLIAAVATSVFFVFQKTLLTRYNPIELTAYFTWAGTLPFFFFSPGLFTSIQNATIEAHLSTLYVGIFPAAIAYVTWAIALSLGNASSVASMMYLEPAVAICVAWIWLSEWPTTLSLIGGIIALSGVFIINVKGKTILSKRWTRQI, from the coding sequence TTGAACACAAAGGCTTTATTAATGGCATTTATTACGATTATTATATGGGGTTCTGCTTTTGCTGCTATACGTGCTAGTTTACAAGGTGGCTACGATGCCGGTCATCTAGTGCTAGTTCGTTATCTTATTGCATCTGGGTTATTTCTCATTTATGCCTTGTGGCCAGGGAGCAAATTCCGTTTACCCAACAAAAGCGATTTATTAAGAATTATTATTCTCGGCTGGACAGGTATTAGTGTCTATCATATCGGGGTAACTTTCGGTGTACAAACCATCACTGCTGGTACAGCTGGTATGCTAATAGGCTCAACACCCATCTTTACTGCGATCATCGCTATCCTAATATTAAAGGAACGTTTAACCTCTCTTGGATGGATTGGACTCGGTGTTGGGTTTATTGGGATTTTGTGCATTACATTGGGATCAACTGGCCCATCCCTCACATTGTCTAATGGAGCGATTTTAGTTTTAATAGCGGCAGTTGCAACATCCGTGTTCTTTGTATTTCAAAAAACATTGTTAACTCGTTACAATCCGATTGAATTGACAGCTTATTTTACTTGGGCAGGGACGCTTCCTTTTTTCTTTTTTTCGCCCGGACTTTTTACATCCATTCAAAACGCCACAATCGAAGCTCATTTATCTACCCTTTATGTGGGTATTTTTCCGGCTGCCATTGCTTATGTCACTTGGGCGATTGCCCTTTCTTTAGGTAATGCAAGTTCTGTAGCCAGTATGATGTACCTCGAACCGGCAGTTGCGATTTGTGTTGCATGGATTTGGCTAAGTGAATGGCCAACAACTCTGTCGTTAATTGGAGGAATAATTGCACTATCTGGTGTCTTCATCATAAATGTCAAAGGTAAAACCATTCTTTCTAAAAGGTGGACGCGACAAATTTAA
- a CDS encoding LysE family translocator codes for MFSIVNFEIFILTAILLNLTPGPDTMYIISRSISQGTKAGIYSALGITSGSIVHTLLAAFGLSIILMNSIFLFNTVKIIGAVYLAYLGIKMILARKTTAPEPKHVQVMLHRKIFLQGLIVNITNPKVALFFIAFIPQFISPENSSPLPFLLLGLTFCVTGGIWGFFIAHFSSQSTNKLRGNKNVQFILNKLTGIVFIAMSIKLLKTKATQ; via the coding sequence ATGTTTAGCATTGTAAACTTTGAAATTTTTATTTTGACTGCTATTCTATTAAACCTAACCCCAGGACCAGACACCATGTATATAATAAGCAGAAGTATTTCTCAAGGAACGAAAGCAGGTATTTATTCTGCACTCGGTATTACCTCAGGTTCTATCGTTCATACTTTGTTAGCTGCCTTTGGTTTATCTATTATCTTAATGAATTCTATTTTTCTATTTAATACCGTTAAAATAATAGGCGCTGTATATTTAGCTTATTTAGGCATTAAGATGATCCTAGCTAGAAAGACCACTGCTCCAGAACCAAAACACGTTCAAGTGATGTTACATAGAAAGATATTTCTACAAGGGTTGATAGTCAACATTACAAATCCTAAAGTGGCACTATTCTTTATTGCATTTATACCTCAGTTTATCAGTCCAGAAAATTCAAGCCCTCTTCCATTTCTACTTTTAGGTCTTACTTTTTGCGTAACTGGTGGCATATGGGGCTTTTTTATTGCTCATTTCTCTTCTCAATCCACAAATAAATTAAGAGGAAATAAGAACGTTCAATTCATTTTAAATAAATTAACAGGAATCGTTTTTATTGCAATGAGTATAAAATTATTAAAAACAAAGGCTACTCAATAG
- a CDS encoding ABC transporter permease, translated as MNIAWKEIKKSKVRFMILGSIIFLISFLTFIISGLANGLSQDNAAIIKDLPEGQFYMNTNAEEIFNASKIDGKLEANILGNYKESVALSIQMGFLNDRNGKQQSVAFVTTTESHLFEELSKGDVIVDQSLEDEGMKIGDTLTNNQISGEFKVKGFVDQKKFSHAPVAFINTNDYKEIYKLNEMQLIFIPGQDEAQSFSGLQSFSTNEFLKTIPSYSAEQLSLNMITWFLVVISGMLFSIFFYMMNVQKIGLYGILKALGFKTISLFVMMWYQMIFITLISLGISIILSQAFALIAPKGLPFDLSIGTSIQLSLIFGVIGFVGATISGIQIKKVEPIQAIQQGEG; from the coding sequence ATGAATATTGCATGGAAAGAGATTAAAAAAAGCAAAGTGCGTTTCATGATTTTAGGATCTATTATATTTTTAATTAGTTTTTTAACATTTATTATTTCTGGACTAGCAAATGGTTTATCTCAAGATAATGCAGCGATTATTAAAGATCTGCCAGAAGGTCAATTTTATATGAATACAAATGCAGAAGAAATTTTTAATGCTTCTAAAATTGATGGCAAACTTGAGGCTAACATCTTAGGCAACTATAAAGAATCTGTAGCACTTTCCATACAAATGGGCTTTCTGAATGATCGTAATGGTAAACAACAAAGTGTTGCTTTTGTAACAACGACTGAATCACATTTGTTTGAAGAACTTAGTAAAGGAGATGTGATAGTAGATCAATCATTGGAAGATGAAGGAATGAAGATTGGAGATACGTTAACGAACAATCAAATCAGTGGCGAATTCAAAGTAAAAGGGTTCGTAGACCAAAAGAAATTTAGTCATGCACCTGTAGCTTTTATCAATACGAATGATTACAAAGAGATCTATAAATTGAATGAGATGCAACTAATCTTTATCCCAGGACAAGATGAAGCTCAATCCTTTTCAGGACTTCAGTCATTTTCTACTAATGAATTTCTCAAAACAATTCCAAGCTACAGTGCAGAACAACTCTCATTGAATATGATTACTTGGTTTTTAGTAGTAATTAGTGGGATGTTATTTTCAATATTTTTCTACATGATGAATGTCCAAAAAATAGGGTTGTATGGGATATTAAAAGCTCTTGGCTTCAAAACTATTTCTTTGTTTGTCATGATGTGGTACCAAATGATTTTTATTACCTTGATTTCTCTAGGTATATCTATTATTTTAAGCCAAGCATTTGCACTAATAGCTCCAAAAGGGTTGCCTTTTGATTTATCTATTGGAACAAGTATTCAACTGTCTTTAATCTTTGGAGTTATTGGATTTGTTGGGGCTACAATTTCAGGGATTCAAATTAAAAAAGTTGAACCTATTCAAGCAATTCAACAAGGAGAGGGATAA
- a CDS encoding OsmC family protein, which produces MEKHSFQLSLDWKGPRTGVGQLETKTLKTQVSVPSELKGPGIGTNPEEMLLAAAATCYTATLAAMLGFNKIEQVALTVKSEAIVAVAQSGALTYEKIIHRPHIVLAAGTIERTLSLVERIAKKAETACMISKALAGNVELELDIKITLAE; this is translated from the coding sequence ATGGAAAAGCACTCATTTCAACTATCACTAGATTGGAAAGGCCCTCGCACAGGTGTAGGTCAATTAGAAACAAAAACGTTAAAAACTCAAGTATCTGTTCCAAGTGAATTAAAAGGTCCTGGAATCGGAACGAATCCAGAGGAAATGTTATTAGCAGCTGCAGCTACTTGTTATACAGCTACCTTAGCAGCAATGTTAGGATTTAATAAGATTGAACAAGTTGCTTTAACGGTTAAATCAGAAGCAATTGTGGCAGTTGCGCAAAGCGGAGCTCTAACGTATGAAAAAATCATTCACCGTCCACATATTGTATTAGCAGCTGGCACGATAGAGCGTACTCTTTCGTTAGTAGAACGTATCGCAAAAAAAGCAGAAACAGCTTGTATGATTAGTAAAGCGCTTGCTGGAAACGTGGAATTGGAATTAGATATTAAAATTACATTAGCTGAATAA
- a CDS encoding GNAT family N-acetyltransferase, translating to MKDPEKYEAIKFLEGKRVYLRPIENEDLDLFYAKALWDKEVRRLTGTQVVFSRLGVQKWFENISEDSSRVDLIICLQENDQPIGDIALLDIDHKNRNSVVRVSIFNREFWGKGYGTEAMSLLLKFGFEILNLHRIGLNVFSYNTRGKKSYEKLGFKQEGIVRDELFYNGQYYDSILMGVLKDEFNQNNSS from the coding sequence ATGAAAGATCCGGAAAAATACGAAGCAATAAAATTCTTAGAGGGTAAAAGAGTTTATCTTAGACCAATAGAAAATGAAGACCTAGATTTGTTCTATGCTAAAGCTCTTTGGGACAAGGAGGTTAGGAGACTAACAGGAACACAAGTTGTATTTAGTCGATTAGGAGTTCAAAAATGGTTTGAAAACATATCAGAAGATAGTAGCAGGGTAGATCTAATAATTTGTTTGCAAGAAAATGATCAACCTATTGGGGATATTGCCTTGTTGGATATTGATCACAAAAACCGAAACTCGGTAGTTCGAGTCTCTATATTCAATCGTGAATTTTGGGGCAAAGGTTATGGTACTGAAGCGATGTCATTGCTACTAAAATTCGGATTTGAAATATTAAATTTACATAGGATAGGATTGAATGTCTTTTCTTACAATACTAGAGGAAAGAAGTCTTATGAAAAGCTAGGATTTAAACAAGAAGGAATAGTCAGGGATGAACTCTTTTATAATGGACAATATTATGACTCCATTTTAATGGGTGTTCTGAAAGATGAATTTAATCAGAATAACTCATCTTAG
- a CDS encoding dihydrofolate reductase family protein: MSSQRKLISFIATSLDGYIATKNESLDWLFKVEGEDDNGYSEFYETVDTIIMGRKTYDWILNQETEDFPYNKECFVFSRSVNGENKNVKFVNEDIVNFTNKLKNEEGKNIWIVGGGELLHPFIKEKLVDEIILTVAPTLIGTGISLFKEDNYQLELSLKGTRRFNQFVELHYEVQK; encoded by the coding sequence ATGAGTAGTCAACGGAAATTAATATCGTTTATTGCTACGAGTTTAGATGGATATATTGCGACAAAAAATGAATCATTAGATTGGTTGTTTAAAGTTGAAGGCGAAGATGATAATGGGTACTCAGAGTTTTATGAAACTGTGGATACAATTATAATGGGAAGAAAAACGTACGATTGGATTTTGAACCAAGAAACAGAGGATTTTCCATATAATAAAGAATGTTTCGTTTTTTCGAGATCTGTAAACGGTGAAAACAAGAATGTGAAATTTGTTAATGAAGATATCGTTAATTTTACAAATAAACTGAAGAATGAAGAAGGGAAAAATATTTGGATTGTCGGTGGAGGAGAATTATTGCATCCTTTTATAAAGGAAAAATTAGTGGATGAAATTATACTTACAGTTGCACCTACTTTAATTGGAACAGGTATTTCCTTGTTTAAAGAGGATAATTATCAACTAGAACTTTCTTTAAAAGGAACGAGACGTTTCAATCAATTCGTCGAACTTCATTACGAAGTGCAAAAGTGA